Proteins encoded in a region of the Vicia villosa cultivar HV-30 ecotype Madison, WI linkage group LG5, Vvil1.0, whole genome shotgun sequence genome:
- the LOC131608224 gene encoding 2-oxoglutarate and iron-dependent oxygenase domain-containing protein CP2-like, whose protein sequence is MHKHGRKKSKQSNSKSSTEHLQRTSPSISLHGGSTGRQPEASPATGSTSQCGINSFEAGSSSGGKEMSRLVLNPIKNHKPETYEDMELDVSSLLLSSLEMHLPSYLLGASRKNKASYMRGILQDYVPPALRYRDQKQKEYREKIMSNYQPLHQELYSIDPIAFFVPTFLKAINDNTEQSFRSIMSEPAPGIFTFEMLQPRFCELLITEVEHFEKWAGRTKLNVMRPNTMNQYGAVLDDFGLQNMLKKLMEDFISPLSKVFYAEVGGSTLDSHHGFIVEFGTHRDVDMEFHVDDSEVTLNVCLGRQFSGGELYFRGMRCDKHLNTLGHSEEIFDYSHVPGCAVLHHGRHRHGARATISGHRVNLLLWCRSSVFREMQKFKRGFSSWCGECNQEKKSKQDKLLTTGMELLMR, encoded by the exons ATGCATAAGCATGGTAGAAAGAAATCTAAGCAATCAAACTCCAAATCTAGTACAGAACATTTACAAAG AACCAGTCCAAGCATTTCACTTCACGGTGGCTCCACTGGCCGTCAACCAGAAGCTTCTCCGGCGACGGGGAGCACCAGTCAATGCGGCATAAACAGCTTTGAGGCTGGGAGCTCTAGCGGTGGCAAGGAAATGTCGAGGTTGGTGCTGAATCCGATCAAGAATCACAAGCCTGAAACGTACGAGGACATGGAATTGGATGTTTCTTCTTTGCTTCTCAGCTCGTTGGAGATGCACCTTCCGAGTTACTTGCTCGGTGCGTCTCGCAAGAACAAAGCTTCATATATGCGCGGTATTTTGCAAGATTACGTGCCTCCAGCATTGCGCTATAGG GATCAAAAGCAAAAAGAATATAGAGAGAAGATAATGTCAAATTATCAG CCTCTGCATCAAGAGTTGTACAGTATTGATCCCATAGCATTCTTTGTGCCAACATTTCTGAAAGCAATTAATGATAATACGGAACAAAGTTTTAGAAGCATAATGTCTGAACCAGCCCCAGGCATTTTTACATTTGAAATGCTTCAACCACGTTTTTGTGAGTTACTGATAACTGAG GTTGAACATTTTGAGAAGTGGGCTGGCAGAACAAAACTCAATGTAATGCGTCCCAATACAATGAATCAATATGGTGCTGTACTAGATGACTTTGGCCTTCAAAACATGCTTAAGAAGCTTATGGAAGATTTTATTTCTCCTTTGTCAAAAG TGTTCTATGCAGAAGTTGGTGGATCAACCCTGGATTCTCATCACGGGTTTATTGTTGAATTTGGTACACATAGAGATGTTGATATGG AGTTCCATGTGGATGACTCTGAAGTTACCTTAAACGTTTGCCTGGGTAGGCAATTTTCTGGAGGAGAGTTGTATTTTCGGGGAATGCGATGCGATAAACATTTAAATACATTGGGTCATTCAGAG GAGATCTTTGATTATTCGCATGTCCCTGGTTGTGCTGTGCTTCATCATGGTCGTCATCGCCATGGTGCTAGAGCCACAATTTCTGGTCATCGGGTCAACCTACTTCTGTGGTGCAGAAG TTCAGTTTTTAGAGAAATGCAAAAGTTTAAAAGAGGTTTCTCTAGCTGGTGCGGTGAGTGCAATCAAGAGAAGAAATCCAAGCAAGATAAGCTGCTCACTACCGGAATG GAACTGTTGATGAGGTAA
- the LOC131603992 gene encoding pentatricopeptide repeat-containing protein At3g61520, mitochondrial-like, translating into MRRSVLHYSAIFRVPKNLRYAKTFALPLLLQRNFTYVSTDDSDLESDSSHSQPQSVKRPLRGGLEKARTLDELLIHFNKLDPSLKSTQICKELLIGLLKSGRTDDARHVLDQMLEPGSEFPPDHFIGEIVFGELVKRGRPGKGFADEEIVGLITKLGERGVFPDTFKLTQMISKLCGKWKNSVAWELLHAVMKLGGTVEAASCNALLSGLGRERDIPKMNKLLAEMEERKIHPSVITFGILINHLCKSRRIDEALGVFDKLRGKGEKNRIGVEPDVVLYNTLINGLCKVGREEDGLSLLEEMKTEKKNMPNTVTYNCLIDGFCKAGNIDKAIELFNLMNEEQVQPNVVTLNTLVDGMCKIGRVYSAVEFFNEMKGKGLKGNAVTYTALISAFCGVNNIDKAMQYFDEMLSSGSSPDAIVYYSLISGLTIAGRMDDASVVVSQLKRAGFGLDRACYNVLISGFCKKKKLERVYEMLNEMEETGVKPDTITYNTLVSYLGKAGDFATASKMMKKMIKEGLKPSVVTYGAVIHAYCLKKNIDEAMKIFEEMCSISTVPPNTVIYNILIEALCKNNDVEKAVSLMNDMKVKGVRPNTTTYNAILKGVRDKRMLPEAFELMDRMSEDACSPDYVTMEILTEWLSAIGEIEKLKHFVEGYRVSSNPSSLQTSLCSRLELSQND; encoded by the exons ATGCGAAGGTCAGTACTACATTACTCCGCCATCTTCAGAGTCCCAAAGAACCTCAGATATGCCAAAACCTTCGCTCTTCCTTTATTACTCCAACGAAATTTCACTTATGTCTCCACTGATGATTCCGACCTCGAATCCGACTCTTCTCACTCTCAACCACAATCTGTCAAGCGTCCGCTAAGAGGG GGCTTAGAAAAGGCCCGAACTTTGGATGAATTGCttattcacttcaacaagctagACCCATCTTTGAAAAGTACACAAATTTGCAAAGAGTTGTTGATAGGTTTGCTCAAATCGGGTCGTACTGATGATGCCCGCCACGTGCTCGATCAAATGCTTGAACCGGGTTCGGAGTTTCCTCCTGATCATTTCATTGGTGAAATTGTTTTTGGTGAGTTGGTGAAGAGGGGCCGCCCTGGAAAAGGCTTTGCTGATGAGGAAATTGTGGGGTTGATTACTAAGCTTGGGGAGCGTGGAGTTTTCCCGGATACGTTTAAGCTTACTCAGATGATATCTAAGCTGTGTGGGAAATGGAAGAACTCTGTGGCGTGGGAACTTTTGCATGCTGTGATGAAATTGGGAGGTACTGTTGAAGCTGCATCTTGTAATGCGTTGTTATCGGGGCTTGGAAGGGAAAGAGATATTCCGAAGATGAATAAACTGTTGGCGGAGATGGAAGAGAGGAAAATACATCCTAGTGTCATAACATTTGGGATTCTTATTAATCATTTGTGCAAGAGTAGGAGGATTGATGAGGCACTGGGGGTGTTTGATAAATTGAGAGGTAAAGGAGAAAAGAATCGGATTGGTGTTGAACCTGATGTGGTCTTGTATAATACTCTTATTAATGGACTTTGTAAAGTTGGGAGGGAAGAAGACGGTTTGAGTTTGTTGGAAGAGATGAAAACGGAGAAGAAAAATATGCCAAACACTGTGACATATAATTGCTTGATTGATGGGTTCTGCAAAGCTGGCAACATCGATAAAGCAATTGAGCTATTCAACCTGATGAATGAGGAACAAGTACAGCCAAATGTGGTCACCCTCAATACATTGGTTGATGGTATGTGCAAAATTGGAAGAGTCTATAGTGCAGTTGAGTTTTTCAACGAGATGAAAGGCAAGGGCCTGAAAGGAAATGCTGTTACTTACACCGCACTGATATCTGCCTTCTGTGGTGTGAACAATATTGATAAAGCCATGCAATATTTCGATGAGATGTTGAGTTCTGGAAGCTCACCGGATGCAATTGTTTACTATAGTTTGATATCTGGTTTAACCATTGCTGGAAGGATGGATGATGCCAGTGTTGTTGTGTCACAGTTGAAACGTGCCGGGTTTGGTCTTGATAGAGCTTGCTACAATGTTCTCATCAGTGGATTCTGCAAGAAGAAGAAGCTGGAACGAGTTTATGAAATGCTCAATGAAATGGAAGAAACTGGAGTTAAGCCCGATACTATCACGTATAATACTTTGGTTTCTTACCTTGGCAAAGCTGGAGATTTTGCAACGGCTTCTAAGATGATGAAAAAGATGATTAAAGAAGGTCTTAAGCCCTCTGTTGTCACATATGGGGCAGTTATACATGCATATTGTTTAAAGAAGAATATTGATGAGGCCATGAAGATTTTCGAGGAAATGTGTTCTATATCTACGGTTCCTCCTAACACTGTGATATACAACATTTTAATAGAAGCTCTATGCAAAAATAACGACGTTGAAAAAGCTGTTTCTTTGAtgaatgacatgaaagtaaaggGAGTTCGGCCTAATACAACCACATATAATGCTATTCTGAAGGGGGTTCGAGATAAGAGAATGTTGCCCGAGGCATTTGAACTTATGGACAGGATGTCGGAAGATGCTTGCAGCCCTGACTATGTAACCATGGAGATTCTTACCGAATGGCTCTCAGCTATTGGTGAAATAGAAAAACTGAAACATTTTGTCGAAGGATACCGGGTTTCCTCTAATCCATCATCTCTTCAAACTTCATTATGTAGTAGGCTTGAACTAAGTCAAAATGATTAG